Proteins co-encoded in one Helicoverpa zea isolate HzStark_Cry1AcR chromosome 18, ilHelZeax1.1, whole genome shotgun sequence genomic window:
- the LOC124638670 gene encoding pancreas transcription factor 1 subunit alpha-like, whose protein sequence is MNYESCENATVPIKREEDLEYPEDDDHYYGYVPVEIERHTEVAGFAPSSPTHLMDLSNGSERPMQQHHWPSNVVFDGEDRDYQQAPYTNFEQEFIDQRQRQIPRSYYFDDSNSQDRDRSFNESAEMPKMGDVVYRGSDDRRDETEEQRRSRSKRWKSSTRKKTQSFEEMQIQRLMANVRERQRTQSLNEAFASLRQIIPSLPSDKLSKIQTLQLATQYIEFLYQILSNSDSAGSSDASSDADSEHGKYLAQDKLSYAFSVWRMEGEWNGQT, encoded by the coding sequence ATGAACTACGAAAGTTGTGAAAATGCAACAGTGCCTATAAAACGCGAGGAAGATCTTGAGTACCCGGAAGATGACGACCACTACTACGGTTACGTGCCAGTAGAAATTGAGAGACACACGGAGGTTGCGGGATTCGCACCTTCCTCACCGACGCACCTCATGGACCTCAGCAATGGCTCCGAGCGGCCTATGCAACAGCACCATTGGCCTTCAAACGTCGTGTTTGATGGAGAAGACAGAGACTACCAACAGGCGCCTTATACAAACTTTGAACAGGAATTCATTGATCAGCGGCAAAGACAAATTCCCAGAAGTTACTATTTTGATGATTCCAATTCGCAAGATCGGGACCGAAGCTTTAACGAATCAGCTGAAATGCCAAAGATGGGTGACGTTGTTTACCGAGGGTCAGACGACCGAAGAGATGAAACAGAAGAACAAAGAAGATCGAGGTCGAAAAGATGGAAGTCTTCTACTCGAAAGAAGACGCAATCATTCGAAGAGATGCAGATACAGCGCTTGATGGCTAACGTGAGGGAACGACAGAGGACACAGAGCTTGAACGAAGCGTTCGCGAGCTTGCGACAGATCATACCGTCGTTGCCGAGCGACAAGTTGTCGAAGATACAAACTCTGCAGCTAGCGACGCAATACATAGAATTCTTGTATCAAATCCTGTCGAACAGCGACTCGGCGGGCAGCAGCGACGCCAGCAGCGACGCGGACAGCGAGCACGGCAAGTACCTCGCGCAGGACAAGCTCAGCTACGCCTTCTCCGTCTGGAGGATGGAGGGAGAGTGGAACGGACAGACGTGA